Within the Streptomyces sp. NBC_00353 genome, the region TGACGACGGTACGGAAGGTGAGCCAGGAAGAGTTGTTGGAGCGCAGCGGGCGGCTGCCGAGGGCGTCGGCGAAGATCTTGCCGCAGCGTTCCGTCGATGCTGCGGTGTCCATGGCGTCGAAACCGGCCGCGCGCCAGACCTCCTCGCGCATCTCGACGATGGCGGTGGAGGCACCGGCCGAGAAGGGGTAGGCGTGCAGCTGCATCACGCCGTGTTCGGTCTCGGCGATCTCGAAGCGGAAGGCGTCGAACGCGAAGTCCGCGGCGAGCCAGATGTAGCGGTTGCGGTGGGTGGTGACGGTGGGCCGGAAGGTGTCGGCGTACGTCTCACGGGTGGTGCTGTGCACCCCGTCGGCCGCGATCACCAGGTCGTGCGTCGCGGCGAGCTCGGCGACGGACGGGGCCTCCGCACGGAAGCGGAGCCGTACCCCGAGGGAGGCGCAGCGCTTGTGCAGGATCTCCAGCAGCCGGCGGCGGCCCAGCGCCGCGAAGCCGTGGCCGCCGGACGTCTGGGTGCGGCCGCGGTGGACGATGTCGATGTCGTCCCACCGTACGAATTCGGCCTGGAGGGCCCGGTAGACCACGGGGTCGGCGTGTTCGATGCCGCCGAGCGTCTCGTCGGAGAGGACGACGCCGAAGCCGAATGTGTCGTCGGGGGCGTTGCGCTCCCAGACGGTGACGGAGCGCTCGGGGTCCAGGCGCTTGAGGAGGGCCGCGGCGTACAGCCCGCCGGGGCCGCCGCCGATGACCGCGATCCGCCTCGTGTCGGATGCCATGGCGCTACCTGCCTTGCCATTTCGGCCGGCGTTTCTCCGTGAACGCGGCGTGGAACTCGGCGTAGTCGTCGCCGTGCATCAGCAGGGCCTGGGTGGCGGCGTCCATCTCCACCGCGGCAGCGAGCGGCATGTCGAGTTCGGCGGTGAGCAGCGCCTTGGTCTGGGCGAGGGCGAGGGCGGGGCCTTCGGCGAGGCGGCGGGCGAGCTCCGCGGCGCGGGCGTCGGCCTGTCCCTCCTCGGCCAGCTCGCTGATCAGCCCGATCCGTTCCGCCTCGGGGGCGCGGACCGGCTCGCCGAGCATCAGCAGCCGGGTGGCATGCCCCAGGCCGACGACGCGCGGCAGCAGATAGGCCGCTCCCATGTCACCGCCGGAGAGCCCGACCCGGGTGAAGAGGAAGGCGAACCGGGCGGACGGGTCGGCGACACGGAAGTCGGCGGCCAGCGCGAGGACCGCACCGGCGCCCGCGGCGACGCCGTGCACCGCGGCGATGACGGGAAAGGGGCACTCGCGCAGCGCCCGCACGACCTGCCCGGTCATCCGGTTGAAGTCGAGCAGCTGCGCGGTGTCCATCGCGAGCGTGGCACCGATGATCTCGTCGACATCGCCGCCGGAGCAGAAGCCGCGCCCCTCACCGGCCAGCACGAGAGCGCGCACCGAGCGCTCGCGGGACAGCTCGGCAAGGAGGTCGCGCAGGTCGGCGTAGGCGCCGAAGGTGAGCGCGTTGAGCTTCTCGGGGCGGGCCAGGGTGACGGTGGCGACGCCGTCGTCCGTCGTCAGCCGCAGATGGCGCCAGTCATCGGTACGGCGGGCGGAGCTGGGAAACGGGCTCATGGAGGGTGGTCCCCTTCAGCCGTCGGGCTGCTACCTGCTCTCGAAGTTATCACTCTTACGTGACTTCCGTCACGAGTACGCGATAAGCGCTATCGGAATATGTGGCGAACGTCCCTTTCAGGCCGGACCGCAGTCCCTTGTCTGTGTCGTTGCGCTTCGTAAGGTTGAAAGGAAGAAGTCTTGAGCTCCAGAAACTCGAGCCCCGGACAGACGAGCCTCCGGAACGGAACCCCCGCCTTGCCGCCCGATGGACCGATGCCCGCCTCCTGGCGTATCGCGCTGCCGCACTCCACGGCCGCAGTGCCGATCGCCCGCACCCTGATCCGTACGGCGCTGGCGGACATCGACACACCGGCCGACACCACCGACACGGCCGAGCTCCTCACCGCGGAACTGGTCGCCAACGCCGTGAAACACACCGGCGGCGACGAGCCCGTCGAA harbors:
- a CDS encoding enoyl-CoA hydratase family protein, which gives rise to MSPFPSSARRTDDWRHLRLTTDDGVATVTLARPEKLNALTFGAYADLRDLLAELSRERSVRALVLAGEGRGFCSGGDVDEIIGATLAMDTAQLLDFNRMTGQVVRALRECPFPVIAAVHGVAAGAGAVLALAADFRVADPSARFAFLFTRVGLSGGDMGAAYLLPRVVGLGHATRLLMLGEPVRAPEAERIGLISELAEEGQADARAAELARRLAEGPALALAQTKALLTAELDMPLAAAVEMDAATQALLMHGDDYAEFHAAFTEKRRPKWQGR